Part of the Rothia mucilaginosa genome, CCGTGATATGCGTGACGGTAGGGTTGGGGATACACCACAAAGTACGGTGAATAACAGCCCCTACCTCTACAATAGAAACGCATCACTACAGAAGAAGGAGAACGCATGGGCGTAACGATTAAGGTCACTGACGAAGCAGGCGTAAACTACGACATTCAGTGGGAAGACCACCACACCCTCCTGGAAGCCCTCCAGGCTAACGGCGTGCCGGTCCTCGCAACCTGCGGTGGTAACGCATCCTGCGCTACCTGCCACGGCTTCATCGACCCCGAGCACTTCGAGGCTTCCGGTGAGCGCACCGAAGCTGAGCAGGACCTGCTCGACATGGTCGACGATGTCGCCAACGAGTACTCTCGCCTGTGCTGCCAGGTCGAGTACGCCCCCGGTATGGACGGAGCAGAAATCCAAATGCAGGCGGCGATGTAATCATGTTTAAATCGGCTCAGGTACTCGCATCAACCACCCTCCTCTGTTGCGTGCTAGCGCTCAGTGGATGCGGCGCGTCCCAGGCCGGTCAGGAAGCTGAAGGCACCTCGGCACAGCCGAGCGCTTCGGCTTCGGTCAAGCCCGGCACGATTCGAGTAGCCTCCGACGGGGCTACCCCTTCGGTGAGCCCGGGCTCCATTACCGTGGTGAACTCCCCCGACGCGGAACACCACGAGTCTTCCTCTGAGCACTCCGAGTCTTCCTCCCACACCGAGACTCACGAGTCGAAGCAGAGCTCTGACTCTCATTCCTCTGAGTCCTCCCACGAGGGTTCCGAGCAGAACAAGTCGGACGACTCTGATTCTCAGCAGGACTCCCAGAAGAGTTCAGACTCGTCTTCGCAGTCGGGTTCTCGCTCTTCGGGCAACTCTTCGAACTCCTCCGGTTCCTCGAACTCGTCGAATTCTTCCAACTCCTCGAATTCCTCGAGCTCTTCGGAGAAGTCCTCTAACTCCTCCAACAACAACGTTGAGGGTCCCGGCCAGTGCGATTTGGATGACCTGAACGTTTCGGTTGCTATTGGAGAAGGCTCCCCCGGCGCCCGAAACTACACCCTGTACTTCCAGAACTCCTCGAACTCCCCCTGCACCCTGCGCGGCTACCCGCGCGTGGTCCATGCGGGTCCTTCGGGAACCTGGGTTGGTCGTGAGGCTTCCACCTCCGACGAGTACATGAACCCTGCGGGTGTGACCCTCAACCCCGGCGATAGCACCACCGCGGTGCTGCGTTCGGTGTACCCGGCACGCTTCGGTGACGATTGCGGCAGCCGCCCGGTTCAGGGCTTCCTGGTGGGTCTTCCCTCCGGTTCCGGTGGCGTGATTGTTCCGCTGGATACGACCGCATGTTCCTCGTCTGTTCCGCAGCTGTCGGTGGGTCAATTTGGTGCCCGCTAACGCGGCGTTGCAGATGTGACAACATCTCTGGCACGTTGTGTGCGCATATAGTTCGCATATAGTTCAAGGGCGGTTCCCCTCGATGGGGAACCGCCCTTGAACTGTCTATAAACCTAGGGTTTAGCTTGAGCTATGCGGTAGCCGCACGCTCTTAGAGGGAGCGAGCGACCTCGTCGTGGCTGAAGCGTGCACCGCGCGGGTATGCGGGAGCCTCGCCGTGACCGATGTTGACGACGAGGAAGGGGATCTCTGCGTTATCCGCGAAGAATTCCTTCTTGATGCCGGCGAAGTCTGCGCCGGTCATGGGGCCAGCGTCCAGGCCGAGGGCACGGATTGCGGTGATGAAGTAGCCTGCCTGCAGGTGAGCGCTCAGCTCAGCGGCGGGGGTGGCAAGCTCCTCGGTGGTGTAGTAGCCCTTGATGAAGCCGGCAGCGTTGGGATTGAAGGTGTCAGCGTGCTCTACCCAGTTCGCGTCTGCGGAGAGGATTGCGGTCACCGGTGCCGCCTGAGTCTTTGCCTTGTTGCCGTCTGCCAGGTGCGCGACGAGGCGCTCGCGTGCCTCGGGGCTCTTGACCCAGGTGATGCGCAGGGGCTGGCTGTTGAAGGCGGTGGGGCCGTAGAAGGTCAGCTCCTGGATGCGGCGTAGCTGCTCGTCAGTAACGGGTTCCTCGGTAAAGGAGGAGACGGTGCGCGGCTCGTGGAAGAGGTTGATGAGCTGTTCTTCGTTCAGGCGGGTCATGGTGAGGCTCCTTTGGGTGTTCTCCCAGTCGATTACTTTACAGGGAAAATATTACATGCTCTATAGAAACCCTGTCAAGCACATCTTCCTCCCCCAGCTCCCAACAATTCAAGAGGCGCACACCATAAACCCCGCCCATAATAGATACATGACCGACGCACTCTCCCATTTCTCCACCCCCGTACGCGACTGGTTCCGTGCCACCTTCAGCGCACCCACCGCCGCCCAAGAAGGCGCCTGGGAGAGCATCCGCAACGGCAACAACACCCTCATCATCGCCCCCACCGGCTCCGGCAAAACCCTCGCCGCCTTCCTCTGGGCACTCGACGCCCTGCACCGCGAACACGAAGCCGGAACCGCAGGCGGCACGCGCATCCTCTACATCTCGCCCCTCAAAGCGCTCGGCGCCGACGTCGAACGCAACCTGCGCGCACCATTGATCGGAATCACCCGCCTAAGCGGAAACAACACGGGTGAACCGAGCATCAGCGTGGGCGTGCGTAGCGGCGACACCCCCGCACGCGAACGCCGCCAGCTCATCAGCAACCCGCCCGACATTCTCATCACCACCCCCGAATCCCTCTACCTCATGCTCACCAGCGCCGCCCGCAACACCCTCGCGGGCGTGACCACCGTGATCGTGGACGAGATTCACAACCTCGCCGCCACCAAACGCGGCGCGCACCTGGCGGTCTCCCTTGAACGCCTTGACGCGCTCCTCGAAAAGCCCGCGCAGCGCATTGGTCTCTCCGCAACCGTCGAAAACCCGGAGGCGGTCGCCCGGTTCCTCGGCGGCATTCAGCCGGTGACCATCATGAGCCGCCCGGTCGCCAAAGAATGGGACCTGCGTCTGAGCGTGCCCGTACCCAATATGGCGGCGCTCGGAGGCGCCAACGACTACGGGCAGGGGCTCTACGCCCCATCAGAATATGCGCCCTCGGAGGTGCCGGGCGGCGGGGGCTCAACTTCTGCCGGCTCGGCGCAGGGCGCGGCACAGCCTGCCCCCAGCGCAGCGAATACCCCGGCAAGCGCGCCCTACACGCTGGAAGATGCCATTGGCGTATTCCCCGGGCAGGAAGCCGACCAAGCGTACCCGACTCAGGCTGACGGTAACACCGCGCCCAAAAATACGCTCACCATCCCGGAAGAATCACTCCGTGAAACCGCCGATAGCGAGCGCCCGGAGCCTTCCATCTGGCCGCGTGTGCAGGAGCGCATCGTCGACCATATTGAGAACAACCGTTCTACGATTGTTTTCGTTAACTCGCGTGGACTAGCGGAAAAGCTCACCGCGGCACTCAACGATATTCACCTACGCCGCGTGCTCGCAAAGCAGGGCATCAGCCCCGAAGACTACGCGGCAGGCATCTGCGACATCGCCGAGGTGCCGCCGCTCGCCCGCGCGCACCACGGCTCCGTATCCAAGGAACAGCGCACCCTCATCGAGGAGGCACTCAAGGGCGGAACCCTGCGCTGCGTGGTCGCCACCAGCTCCCTGGAGCTGGGCATCGACATGGGCCACGTGGACCTCGTAATCCAGGTGGCCGCACCTCCCTCCGTCGCCTCCGCCCTGCAGCGCGTGGGCCGCGCCGGCCACCGCGTGGGCGATATTTCGCGCGGTGTCTTCTACCCCAAGCACCGCGGCGACCTCCTCGGGGCGACCGTGACCCTCGCGGGTATGCGCAGCGGAACCCTCGAGCCGCTTGCCATCCCCACCAACCCCCTGGACGTACTCGCCCAGCAGACCGTGGCCGCCTGCACCCTCGGGCCCATCAGCGTTGACTCCTGGTACGAGGCCCTGCGCCGCAGCGCCCCCTACTCCGAGCTGCCCCGCGCCCTCTTCGACGCCACGCTCGAAATGCTCGCCGGCCGCTACCCCTCCGACGAGTTCGCCGAGCTGCGCCCGCGCATCCTCTGGGATCGAACCCCCACCGAGCAGGCGCCCTCCGGCAGTATCGAGGGCCGCCCCGGGGCTCAGCGCCTCGCCGTCACCAGCGGCGGCACGATTCCCGACCGCGGGCTCTTCCCCGTCTATCTGGTCAGTGGCGATGAGGAGCGCGGCCCCAAGCGTGTGGGTGAGCTCGACGAAGAAATGGTGTACGAATCCCGCGCCGGCGAGGTCATCACCCTCGGGGCGAGTAGCTGGCGCATTGAAGAAATTACGCACGACGCGGTGCGGGTCTCCCCCGCACCCGGTCAGCCCGCGCGCCTGCCCTTCTGGCACGGCGACCGCATGGGCCGCCCCTACGCACTGGGCGTGCAGACGGGTGCGTTCACGCGCGCCCTCTCCAGCCTGGATGCCACCGATAGCGCCGCCGCCCGCCAGCAGCTCGAACAGCTCGGCCTGGACCGTTGGGCCGTGGACAATCTGCTGGCCTACCTGCGCGAGCAGCGCGAATCCACGGGTGCCGTTCCCTCCGACCGGCGCCTCATCGTGGAACGTCACCGCGACGAGCTGGGCGATTGGCGGCTGATTCTCCACTCGCCCCTGGGCTACTCGGTGCACGCCCCCTGGGCCCTCGCGGTGCGCACCCGCATTATCGAGCGCTACGGCGTGGACGCCTCGGTCATGGCGGCTGACGACGGCATCATCCTGCGTCTGCCCGCGATGGAGGACGTGCCGCCCGGGGCCGACCTCTTCCTCTTCGATCCCGAAGAGCTGGAGGGCATCGTCACCGAACGCGTGGGCGATTCGGCGCTTTTTGCGTCTCGGTTCCGTGAGAATGCGGCGCGTGCCCTGCTGTTGCCGCGCCGTGATCCGGGTAAGCGCACCCCGCTGTGGCAGCAGCGTCAGCGCGCCGCGCAGCTGCTGGATGTGGCGCGTAAGTACCCTGATTTTCCGGTGCTTTTGGAGACGGCGCGCGAGTGCCTGCAGGACGTGTACAATCTGCCGGCGCTGCTACAGGTGCACCGCGCTCTGGAGTCTCGCGGTATTGCCCTGATGGAGGTGGAGACCGAGGCTCCCTCGCCCTTCGCCCGCACCCTGCTCTTCGAGTACGTGGCCGAGCACCTCTACGACGCGGATGCGCCCGCCGCCGAGCGCCGCGCCGCCGCACTGTCGCTGGATCCGGCTCTGCTGGCGGAGTTGCTGGGTTCAAGCGGTCTGCGCGACCTGCTGGATCCGGCGGTTCTGGTGCAGACTCAGCAGCGTCTGCAGCGCACGGGTGAGCGTTACCGCGCCTGCGGTGTGGAGGGCGTGGCGGATCTTTTGCGTCAGCTGGGTCCGTTGAGCGCGCAGGAATTGAGCCTGCGTTTGCGGGCTGACAGCTTGCAGGCGGCGGCACCCGGCATTGAGCATGAAGATTCCGAAGATTACGGCGAGGAGTACAGTGCGCACGCCAGCACGGATCAGGCGCGTGCCCTGGCGGAGGAGCTGGTGCGCTCGCGCCGCGCGTTCTCGTTCATGGGAGCTGCCGATGGTTCCGCCGAGCCGCAGCTGTACTATGCGGTGGTTGAGGATGCCGCGCGCCTGCGCGACGGCCTGGGCATTATGCCCGCCGCGGCGCTACCGCTCGCCTTCCTGGAGCCGGTGGCCGAACCGCTCGAGGATCTGGTCTCCCGTTTTGCCCGCACCCATATTCCCTTCACGGCGCAGCAGGCGGCGGAGCATTTTTCGCGCCTGACCCCGGTGGGTGTGGGCGTACTGACTCCGGTGTTGCAGCGTCTTCAGCAGCAGCGCCGCCTGAGCTCCGGCGAGTTCCTGCCCGAGGTGTTGCGTGCCTCCGAGGCGGCTGGTGTTGAGTGGGTGGATGCGCAGGTTTTGCGCACGATTCGTGCCCGTTCTCTGGCGGCGTTGCGTGAGGAGATTGAGCCGGTATCGGCGCAGGTCTATGGCATTTTTCTACCTTTGTGGCAGAACGTTCGTTCTTTATCTGTGCGGGTTGCTCAGACCCTGCCGGAGGCGAGCGCCTACGGTGCGTTCATGCCCTCCCGCCGCACCGCCACGGTGGTAGGTGAGAGGGTGGCACCCCTCAGCACAGCGGCACCCAACCCGTTAGCTGAGCACGGCGCAGAACATACGGGACAAGATTCCGCCTCCGCCACGGAGGATCTGCTCACCACCATCGACCAGCTGGCGGGTGTGCGCGTACCGGCTTCCGCGCTGGAGACGCTGATTCTTCCGGCACGCGTGCCCGGCTACCAGCCGCACATGCTGGACGAGCTGATGGCAAGCGGCAGGGTGTTCTTCACCGGCGCCGGGCAGCTCGGCGGCGGTAGCGCGCAGAAGTCTGACGGCTGGATTCGCCTGCACTTGAGCGAGAGTTCCTCGCTGACCCTGGGTGAGGACTACCCGGAGCAGCTGTTGCGCGCGGAGAACCCGGAGCCTTGGGAGGCACTGCAGGCTCCGGGCACGCTGGAGCACGCCATCTATGAGGCGCTGGCTCACGGCGGCCTGTTCGTGCCGGCGCTACGTGAGCGGGTGGCGCAGCTGATGAGCGCGGCGGCACCAGCCGGTCAGGTGGTGACTTTCCCGGATACGGCGGAGATTTCGGCGGCGCTGTGGCGCCTGGTGTGGGCTGGTGCGGTGACGAACGATAGTTTCGCGCCAGTTCGGGCGATGCTTGCGGGCGTGCGCAGTGCGCATCCGACTCCGGCAACCCCTGCGCGCCTGTCGCGAGTGGGTCGCCGCGGTGCGGGTCGTATTGCGGCGGCGCGCGCCTCCATGGGTAACGGCTTGGCCGGCGGTTACGGCGCTGATAGCTATAGTTCCAGCGGCTACTCTGCGCCTGCCACCGGGCGTGGTCTGCGTTCCCTGCGCGGCGGGTTCCATACGACCGCCCCCGCCGTTGCCCCGCAGGATAGCGGCCGCTTCTCACGCGTGGACACGCTACTGCAGGAGCCTGTGGAGGCGACGGTTGCGGCACTCGCACGCGCCGACCTGCTGCTGGACCGCTACGGTGTGCTGACTCGCGGGTGCCTGCAGGTGGAGGATTCTACCGGCGGATTCTCGCAGCTGTACCGGATTTATTCGGCGGCTGAGGATCGTGCGCTGGTGCGTCGCGGCTACTTTATTGAGGGTTTGGGCGCGGCGCAGTTTGCCGCCCCCGCGACGGTGGACCTGCTGCGTTCTACCGCCGATAGCCTCAGTGTTCCCGCAGGTCCACAGGGTTTTGGCGCGACACAGGGTTTTGGTGCGAGTGCCTACACCCCGCAGCGTACCGATACGGAGCGGGTGTACGGCACGTTCACGGTGACCCTGTTGGCGGCGACCGACCCGGCGAACCCGTACGGTGCGGCGCTGAGCTGGCCCGCGATTCCCTCCTTTGCGCACGAGGGCGAGGGCACCGTGAAGCACCGTCCGGCACGCAAGGCGGGTGCCTGCGTGGTGCTGGTGGACGGCGCACCGGTGCTCTATGTGGAGCGTGGCGCGAAGACCCTGTTGGCTTTCACTACCGACCCGGTACTTCTGGAGGCGGCGGCCCCCGCCCTGGCGCGCCTGGTGTCCACCGGTGGCGCGGAGAAGATTTCGGTGGAGAAGGTCAACGATGTGGAGCTTTTGGGCACCCACACGGTGAGCACATCCACATTGGGCGCATCCGGCGGCGAGGTTGTAGAGCATCCGGTGGAGGCGCTGCGTACGGCGCTGCAGGCGCAGGGGTTCTACGCGACGGTTCGCGGCTTATCGCTACGCCGCTCCATTTAGACTGCGCCGTTCCATTTAGCCCGAGCCTCAAGCTTAGCCTCAGAATAAAACTATTTTCTTCAACCTCAACTTGAGCATCACAATGCCCCGCACCCTCATTGAAGGGGGTACGGGGCATTATGTTTCCCTACTCACGAACCGGGTGGTGTTCCCGGAGTCCACCACGTCGCAAGCGGCGTAGCGGAGGAATAACCGCCCGGATGTCCACGTCATCTTTGCCGTGGAGCACATAACCAAACATCGGAGCGGGAAGTCCTGTGTAGACCTGTCACTTCTTGAGGCGGCTAGTAGCCGCCGGTGAGGGTGTCCACGGCACCCAGGCACAGGTCGATAGCTTCTTCGAGCCCGAGCCCGCGGGAGCGAACGGTGCGCTGATCGCGGGGGTTGAGCTGCACGACGTGCATGGCGAAGTAGTCGACGAGCTGCAACCAGCCTCCGAGGATGACGCGGGTGCGGTCATTAATCGGCATGCCGGTGCGTTCAAGCATCCATTCGAGGTAGTCGGTAGGGTTGTTCGGGAAGTCCTCCCCACCGGGGGTGGGAACGCCGGCTACAACGAGGAAGTACGTGCGTAGCGCATTGCGCAACGCCTCTTCGGGGTTTTCGTGGTGCTCGCCAAGAGCCTCAAGGACTGCGTTGGCTTCGCGTCGGGTGACGGCTGCCGCCAGGGAGTCCTTGCCGGGAAAGTAGTGGTAGAGCAGGGCGCGGGTAATGCCTGCATCGCGGGCGATAGCGCTCATGGAGGCACCGAGCACGCCGCGACGAGTGAAATGTTCTGCAGCAATTTTCAGAATTTGCTCTTCGCGTTCGTGCGGTTCCATGCGCAGGGCACCGGTGCGAGGCTCCGCATTCTTTTGTGAATGTTCCATAACCTCTCCTATCGCATTTTCCGGTGCTTTGGAATTGTCCGATTGCACCGCTGTATTTGGGGGTGTTCCTTTAACCTCTGCATCCTTGCGCTGTTTCTGTCCCATTTCGACCCCTTCGTTCGAAATATCGAACTTCTGTGTCTTAATCGTACCGCTTTAAGGCTACTTTCAGCCTTTATTAAGGCGTTTATGACGTAGGGTGCCCAGGTTAG contains:
- a CDS encoding 2Fe-2S iron-sulfur cluster-binding protein, whose translation is MGVTIKVTDEAGVNYDIQWEDHHTLLEALQANGVPVLATCGGNASCATCHGFIDPEHFEASGERTEAEQDLLDMVDDVANEYSRLCCQVEYAPGMDGAEIQMQAAM
- a CDS encoding DUF4232 domain-containing protein; translated protein: MFKSAQVLASTTLLCCVLALSGCGASQAGQEAEGTSAQPSASASVKPGTIRVASDGATPSVSPGSITVVNSPDAEHHESSSEHSESSSHTETHESKQSSDSHSSESSHEGSEQNKSDDSDSQQDSQKSSDSSSQSGSRSSGNSSNSSGSSNSSNSSNSSNSSSSSEKSSNSSNNNVEGPGQCDLDDLNVSVAIGEGSPGARNYTLYFQNSSNSPCTLRGYPRVVHAGPSGTWVGREASTSDEYMNPAGVTLNPGDSTTAVLRSVYPARFGDDCGSRPVQGFLVGLPSGSGGVIVPLDTTACSSSVPQLSVGQFGAR
- a CDS encoding malonic semialdehyde reductase, with protein sequence MTRLNEEQLINLFHEPRTVSSFTEEPVTDEQLRRIQELTFYGPTAFNSQPLRITWVKSPEARERLVAHLADGNKAKTQAAPVTAILSADANWVEHADTFNPNAAGFIKGYYTTEELATPAAELSAHLQAGYFITAIRALGLDAGPMTGADFAGIKKEFFADNAEIPFLVVNIGHGEAPAYPRGARFSHDEVARSL
- a CDS encoding DEAD/DEAH box helicase, whose product is MTDALSHFSTPVRDWFRATFSAPTAAQEGAWESIRNGNNTLIIAPTGSGKTLAAFLWALDALHREHEAGTAGGTRILYISPLKALGADVERNLRAPLIGITRLSGNNTGEPSISVGVRSGDTPARERRQLISNPPDILITTPESLYLMLTSAARNTLAGVTTVIVDEIHNLAATKRGAHLAVSLERLDALLEKPAQRIGLSATVENPEAVARFLGGIQPVTIMSRPVAKEWDLRLSVPVPNMAALGGANDYGQGLYAPSEYAPSEVPGGGGSTSAGSAQGAAQPAPSAANTPASAPYTLEDAIGVFPGQEADQAYPTQADGNTAPKNTLTIPEESLRETADSERPEPSIWPRVQERIVDHIENNRSTIVFVNSRGLAEKLTAALNDIHLRRVLAKQGISPEDYAAGICDIAEVPPLARAHHGSVSKEQRTLIEEALKGGTLRCVVATSSLELGIDMGHVDLVIQVAAPPSVASALQRVGRAGHRVGDISRGVFYPKHRGDLLGATVTLAGMRSGTLEPLAIPTNPLDVLAQQTVAACTLGPISVDSWYEALRRSAPYSELPRALFDATLEMLAGRYPSDEFAELRPRILWDRTPTEQAPSGSIEGRPGAQRLAVTSGGTIPDRGLFPVYLVSGDEERGPKRVGELDEEMVYESRAGEVITLGASSWRIEEITHDAVRVSPAPGQPARLPFWHGDRMGRPYALGVQTGAFTRALSSLDATDSAAARQQLEQLGLDRWAVDNLLAYLREQRESTGAVPSDRRLIVERHRDELGDWRLILHSPLGYSVHAPWALAVRTRIIERYGVDASVMAADDGIILRLPAMEDVPPGADLFLFDPEELEGIVTERVGDSALFASRFRENAARALLLPRRDPGKRTPLWQQRQRAAQLLDVARKYPDFPVLLETARECLQDVYNLPALLQVHRALESRGIALMEVETEAPSPFARTLLFEYVAEHLYDADAPAAERRAAALSLDPALLAELLGSSGLRDLLDPAVLVQTQQRLQRTGERYRACGVEGVADLLRQLGPLSAQELSLRLRADSLQAAAPGIEHEDSEDYGEEYSAHASTDQARALAEELVRSRRAFSFMGAADGSAEPQLYYAVVEDAARLRDGLGIMPAAALPLAFLEPVAEPLEDLVSRFARTHIPFTAQQAAEHFSRLTPVGVGVLTPVLQRLQQQRRLSSGEFLPEVLRASEAAGVEWVDAQVLRTIRARSLAALREEIEPVSAQVYGIFLPLWQNVRSLSVRVAQTLPEASAYGAFMPSRRTATVVGERVAPLSTAAPNPLAEHGAEHTGQDSASATEDLLTTIDQLAGVRVPASALETLILPARVPGYQPHMLDELMASGRVFFTGAGQLGGGSAQKSDGWIRLHLSESSSLTLGEDYPEQLLRAENPEPWEALQAPGTLEHAIYEALAHGGLFVPALRERVAQLMSAAAPAGQVVTFPDTAEISAALWRLVWAGAVTNDSFAPVRAMLAGVRSAHPTPATPARLSRVGRRGAGRIAAARASMGNGLAGGYGADSYSSSGYSAPATGRGLRSLRGGFHTTAPAVAPQDSGRFSRVDTLLQEPVEATVAALARADLLLDRYGVLTRGCLQVEDSTGGFSQLYRIYSAAEDRALVRRGYFIEGLGAAQFAAPATVDLLRSTADSLSVPAGPQGFGATQGFGASAYTPQRTDTERVYGTFTVTLLAATDPANPYGAALSWPAIPSFAHEGEGTVKHRPARKAGACVVLVDGAPVLYVERGAKTLLAFTTDPVLLEAAAPALARLVSTGGAEKISVEKVNDVELLGTHTVSTSTLGASGGEVVEHPVEALRTALQAQGFYATVRGLSLRRSI
- a CDS encoding TetR/AcrR family transcriptional regulator; the protein is MEHSQKNAEPRTGALRMEPHEREEQILKIAAEHFTRRGVLGASMSAIARDAGITRALLYHYFPGKDSLAAAVTRREANAVLEALGEHHENPEEALRNALRTYFLVVAGVPTPGGEDFPNNPTDYLEWMLERTGMPINDRTRVILGGWLQLVDYFAMHVVQLNPRDQRTVRSRGLGLEEAIDLCLGAVDTLTGGY